From the genome of uncultured Fibrobacter sp., one region includes:
- the metK gene encoding methionine adenosyltransferase, translating into LMEEIQNLREKGKIKWLRPDAKSQVTVEYDENDKPVRVDTVVISTQHDDKVNGKELKHSQIEKEIIEKLIKKVIPAKLLDKKTRYLVNPTGKFVVGGPHGDCGLTGRKIIVDTYGGMGRHGGGAFSGKDPSKVDRSAAYAARYVAKNIVAAGLAYRCEVQLAYAIGYSKPVSVLVNTFGTGKIDDRKIEEIVAKNFDLSPAGIEKMLDLRKPGYVQTAALGHFGRTGARFTWEKTDKADALKKAAKI; encoded by the coding sequence CTCATGGAAGAAATCCAGAACCTCCGCGAAAAGGGCAAGATCAAGTGGCTCCGCCCGGATGCCAAGTCCCAGGTCACCGTGGAATACGACGAAAACGACAAGCCGGTGCGCGTCGACACCGTCGTCATCTCCACCCAGCACGACGACAAGGTGAACGGCAAGGAACTCAAGCATTCCCAGATCGAAAAGGAAATCATCGAGAAGCTCATCAAGAAGGTCATCCCGGCCAAGCTCCTCGACAAGAAGACCCGTTACCTCGTGAACCCGACCGGCAAGTTCGTTGTCGGCGGCCCGCACGGCGACTGCGGCCTCACCGGCCGTAAGATCATCGTCGACACCTACGGCGGCATGGGTCGCCATGGTGGTGGCGCATTCAGCGGCAAGGACCCCTCCAAGGTCGACCGCAGTGCAGCATACGCTGCCCGCTACGTGGCCAAGAACATCGTGGCTGCCGGCCTCGCCTATCGCTGCGAAGTCCAGCTCGCCTACGCCATCGGTTACTCCAAGCCCGTGTCCGTGCTCGTGAATACCTTCGGTACCGGCAAGATCGACGACCGCAAGATCGAAGAAATCGTCGCGAAAAACTTCGACCTCTCCCCGGCCGGCATCGAGAAGATGCTCGACCTGAGGAAGCCCGGCTACGTGCAGACCGCCGCTCTCGGCCACTTCGGCCGCACGGGTGCTCGCTTCACGTGGGAAAAGACCGACAAGGCTGATGCTTTGAAGAAAGCTGCGAAGATCTAG